The Oceanisphaera avium genome includes a region encoding these proteins:
- a CDS encoding DNA-3-methyladenine glycosylase I yields the protein MEHFDTIFQRAAQRHGGEKKLMALIATPLATPEQLAAVSDDRWLSSFTMSLFQSGFVWRVIRNKWPDFERAFFGFDPQKMLMLDDSHFERLNNDVSIVRHARKIAAVPANARMILELGQPYGGFGAFVAQWPTDDITGLWLTLKKHGYLLGGNIGPYALRRLGVDTFVFTGDVCAYLRHHQVVDAGLGSQKGLRQAQTAFNEWQAQSGLSLSQISKTLAFSMG from the coding sequence ATGGAACATTTCGATACCATTTTTCAGCGCGCCGCCCAACGCCATGGCGGCGAAAAAAAGCTGATGGCTTTAATTGCTACTCCCTTAGCTACGCCAGAACAGCTAGCCGCGGTGAGTGATGATCGCTGGTTGTCTTCTTTTACCATGAGTTTATTTCAATCAGGATTTGTCTGGCGGGTGATCCGTAATAAATGGCCCGACTTTGAGCGAGCATTTTTTGGTTTTGATCCGCAAAAAATGTTGATGCTAGATGACAGTCATTTTGAGCGCTTAAATAATGATGTTTCTATTGTGCGCCACGCACGAAAAATTGCTGCCGTGCCTGCCAATGCCCGCATGATTTTAGAGTTAGGCCAGCCTTATGGAGGCTTTGGCGCATTTGTGGCGCAGTGGCCCACCGATGACATTACCGGCTTATGGCTCACGCTTAAAAAACACGGATACCTGTTAGGCGGTAATATTGGGCCTTATGCTTTGCGCCGCTTAGGCGTAGATACGTTTGTGTTTACTGGCGATGTCTGCGCTTATTTACGCCACCATCAAGTCGTGGACGCAGGCCTTGGGAGTCAAAAAGGACTGCGCCAAGCCCAAACCGCATTTAATGAGTGGCAAGCCCAAAGTGGACTTAGCTTATCGCAAATCAGTAAAACCCTTGCTTTTTCTATGGGCTAA
- a CDS encoding YcbK family protein produces MHALSIAHPALQKNITRRRLLVGLGGLSAIAMLPMPALASRSAPVRKLNLHSINTGEQVSVSFWEEGHYIKEGLSTLNRVMRDYRAQEQFDIDPKLFDQLYLLQHRLGKTGEIQVISGYRSPNTNAMLRRTSSGVAKKSYHMKGQAIDLRIPGVPLAQLRQAALNMKVGGVGYYPKSNFVHLDTGPVRSWV; encoded by the coding sequence ATGCACGCTCTTAGTATTGCCCATCCTGCCTTACAAAAAAATATCACTCGCCGTCGGTTGCTGGTGGGCTTAGGTGGCTTGAGCGCCATCGCCATGTTACCCATGCCCGCGCTTGCTAGTCGCTCAGCGCCGGTGAGAAAGCTAAATTTGCACAGTATTAATACTGGGGAGCAGGTGAGCGTGAGCTTTTGGGAAGAAGGCCACTACATAAAAGAAGGGTTAAGTACACTAAACCGCGTGATGCGTGATTATAGAGCTCAAGAGCAATTTGATATTGATCCCAAATTATTTGATCAATTATATCTATTACAGCATCGCTTAGGAAAAACCGGCGAAATTCAAGTGATCTCGGGTTATCGCTCTCCTAATACGAATGCGATGTTGCGCCGTACCAGCTCAGGGGTAGCCAAAAAAAGCTATCACATGAAAGGGCAGGCCATTGATTTGCGTATTCCAGGTGTCCCGTTAGCCCAACTACGCCAAGCAGCACTTAATATGAAAGTCGGCGGTGTGGGCTATTACCCCAAGTCTAATTTTGTTCATTTAGACACAGGGCCTGTGCGCAGTTGGGTATAG
- the cysZ gene encoding sulfate transporter CysZ has translation MSAPAHIARGPHYLIRGLSLILEPDLRLFVLLPLAINLLLFGGAFYWLYLQLDTLFGWFVQTTPNYLQWLRYLLWPIAIITIMVVFSFIFTSVANLIASPFNGLLSERVEMKLTGQPLPDESVWGLLKDTPRMMAREIHKIGYYLPRALGCLLLFLIPVIGQTLAPVLWFLFSAWMMAIQYCDYPFDNHKIDFIVMRQALGQKRQLNLSFGASVALCSSIPIINLLIIPAAICGATALWVDHYTQLRTGPVSK, from the coding sequence ATGTCTGCGCCTGCTCACATCGCCCGCGGCCCGCATTATTTAATTAGAGGCTTATCGCTAATTTTAGAGCCTGATTTGCGATTGTTTGTATTATTACCTCTCGCCATCAACTTACTGCTTTTTGGCGGCGCATTCTATTGGCTTTATTTGCAACTCGACACCCTCTTTGGCTGGTTTGTACAAACGACGCCCAACTATTTGCAATGGCTAAGATACCTATTATGGCCCATAGCCATCATTACCATCATGGTGGTGTTTTCATTTATATTTACTAGCGTCGCTAATCTAATTGCGTCGCCCTTTAATGGTTTGTTATCTGAACGGGTAGAAATGAAGCTAACAGGCCAGCCATTGCCCGATGAAAGTGTGTGGGGATTACTTAAAGATACGCCCCGCATGATGGCCAGAGAGATCCATAAAATTGGATATTATTTGCCGCGGGCGCTGGGATGCTTATTACTATTTTTAATTCCCGTTATTGGCCAAACCTTGGCACCAGTATTGTGGTTTTTATTTAGTGCGTGGATGATGGCAATTCAATATTGTGATTACCCGTTTGATAATCACAAAATTGATTTTATAGTGATGCGCCAAGCGCTAGGACAAAAGCGCCAATTAAATTTAAGCTTTGGCGCCAGTGTAGCCCTGTGCTCTAGCATACCAATCATTAATTTATTAATTATTCCCGCCGCCATTTGCGGCGCGACCGCCTTATGGGTGGATCACTATACCCAACTGCGCACAGGCCCTGTGTCTAAATGA
- a CDS encoding ABC transporter permease has product MANSSRLSLALIRREINHGSLRLFLLALALSVASMLSVTLVADRLNQAITLSGRDYIGADRVIIASRTLQEDVLKAAQTHGLELSRTQSFQSVLFAGDELQLASVRAVDNAFPFYGELQLSPPQALAKGQIWLSARLLALLKVDIGSTVELGNLKLKVTGELVAEPDQSLSPALLAPRALIHLDDVAASGIQMAGSRVNYRYLFKGSAQALDDYQAWLTPQLALGQRWQDASQANSPVSRSLARAEQFFRLASLIGVLLGMLAMAIALGYFSKKEQDRIALLKTLGASRRFLLRWLSTLLGSLLLLGVVVGTMVGYGLHKLILLSLGQALQVPLPPPSWQPFAYALGLAVITTIILALMPMRRLLQVPALKVLRNEAEAHIPVSWSVSLLLLATFLLSWLFSGEAILAGALLLGLLSLMAILGAVSGAMLWIARHLGRGIAFKLALNRLQRARISTLLQFGGVALALFLGCLLWIVRAELVDGFLANLPEKAPNRFVINIAEDELAPLRHMLDEARLTRSVFYPIVRGRLVAINEQATAEDVDNGEAQGVGRELNLTYSRELPKGNRILKGQWTQAPNSVSVEAGLAKRLNIKLGDNLQLDLAGVEVKGQVKSIREVDWDSMQPNFYLIFSPDVLASYSPTWLASFYLPKTEQDLEIALIRAFPTVTILDVEALLQQLRHVLAQVSQALLVIMALVILASLLVLLAQLETTLDSRRRELVLLRTLGASERLLQASLRWEWLAAGLAAGLAAALGVELCVAILLPQWLGLPWQPHPGLWLGLPALGAGLLLLTGRVGGVTRPRLMTRLRQW; this is encoded by the coding sequence ATGGCTAATAGCTCACGGTTAAGCTTAGCGCTGATCCGGCGTGAGATTAATCACGGCTCGTTGCGGCTTTTTTTATTGGCCTTAGCGCTCAGTGTGGCCAGTATGTTAAGCGTCACTTTAGTCGCAGACCGCCTTAATCAAGCCATTACCCTATCGGGGCGAGATTATATTGGCGCTGATCGAGTGATTATTGCAAGTCGGACGCTGCAAGAAGACGTGTTAAAAGCCGCGCAAACGCACGGCCTTGAGTTATCACGCACTCAGTCATTTCAAAGTGTGTTGTTTGCGGGTGATGAATTACAACTTGCCAGCGTGCGCGCCGTAGATAATGCCTTTCCTTTTTATGGCGAGCTACAACTTTCGCCGCCCCAAGCGCTAGCCAAAGGCCAGATTTGGTTGTCGGCGCGCTTATTGGCGCTATTAAAAGTAGACATCGGCAGCACAGTGGAGCTTGGTAATCTTAAGCTTAAGGTTACGGGAGAGCTAGTTGCTGAGCCTGATCAAAGTTTATCGCCGGCATTATTGGCGCCACGCGCGCTTATCCATCTTGATGATGTCGCTGCAAGCGGTATTCAAATGGCGGGCAGTCGGGTGAATTATCGCTATCTTTTTAAAGGTAGTGCTCAAGCATTGGACGACTACCAAGCATGGTTAACGCCGCAACTGGCACTGGGGCAGCGTTGGCAAGATGCCAGCCAAGCTAATTCGCCTGTATCGCGTTCACTCGCCCGCGCCGAGCAATTTTTTCGCTTAGCCTCGCTCATTGGCGTCTTACTCGGAATGCTCGCCATGGCGATTGCGCTTGGCTATTTTTCAAAAAAAGAACAAGACCGTATTGCCTTACTTAAAACATTAGGCGCGAGTCGACGTTTTTTATTGCGCTGGTTAAGTACTTTGTTAGGCAGCTTATTACTCTTGGGTGTGGTAGTGGGCACCATGGTGGGCTATGGCTTGCATAAGCTTATTTTACTGAGCTTAGGGCAGGCACTGCAGGTACCCTTGCCTCCTCCGTCTTGGCAACCCTTTGCTTATGCATTGGGCTTAGCGGTGATCACCACCATCATTTTGGCGCTCATGCCAATGAGGCGCTTATTGCAGGTACCCGCTCTTAAAGTGCTACGTAATGAAGCTGAGGCGCATATTCCTGTTAGCTGGAGTGTGAGCTTATTACTGCTGGCTACCTTTTTACTCAGTTGGTTGTTTAGTGGTGAAGCTATCTTGGCAGGCGCTTTATTACTGGGCCTACTGAGCTTAATGGCTATTTTGGGCGCAGTCAGTGGCGCTATGTTGTGGATAGCACGCCATCTTGGCCGCGGCATCGCTTTTAAATTAGCGCTAAACCGACTACAAAGAGCGCGCATCAGCACTCTATTGCAGTTTGGTGGTGTGGCCTTAGCGCTGTTTTTAGGTTGTCTGTTATGGATAGTACGGGCAGAGTTGGTAGATGGCTTTTTAGCCAATTTACCTGAAAAGGCGCCTAATCGGTTTGTTATTAATATTGCAGAAGATGAGCTAGCGCCACTTCGCCACATGCTCGATGAAGCTCGCTTAACGCGCTCGGTATTTTATCCCATAGTACGAGGTCGTTTAGTGGCCATTAACGAGCAAGCGACAGCGGAAGATGTGGATAATGGCGAAGCACAGGGGGTGGGGCGCGAGCTTAATCTTACTTATAGCCGTGAGCTACCAAAAGGGAACCGCATTCTTAAAGGCCAATGGACGCAAGCGCCTAATAGTGTGTCGGTTGAGGCTGGTCTTGCTAAGCGCTTAAATATTAAACTAGGCGATAACTTGCAACTGGACTTAGCTGGGGTTGAGGTAAAAGGGCAGGTAAAGAGTATTCGTGAAGTGGACTGGGATAGCATGCAGCCTAATTTCTATCTCATTTTTAGCCCCGATGTGTTGGCTTCTTACTCCCCGACTTGGCTAGCGAGTTTTTATCTACCCAAAACAGAGCAAGACTTAGAAATTGCGTTGATCCGTGCTTTTCCAACCGTGACTATTTTAGATGTAGAAGCCTTATTACAACAATTGCGCCACGTGCTGGCCCAAGTTAGCCAAGCTTTACTGGTGATCATGGCCTTAGTCATACTGGCCAGTTTATTAGTGCTATTAGCTCAGCTAGAAACTACTTTAGACAGCCGACGGCGCGAGCTAGTGTTACTGCGCACGCTAGGTGCCAGTGAGCGACTCTTACAAGCATCGTTGCGTTGGGAGTGGTTAGCGGCAGGGCTGGCAGCCGGCTTAGCGGCGGCATTGGGCGTTGAGCTGTGTGTGGCTATTTTATTACCTCAATGGCTAGGCTTACCTTGGCAGCCCCACCCAGGGTTATGGTTGGGATTGCCGGCGCTGGGGGCCGGCTTGTTGCTGCTGACGGGGCGAGTGGGAGGCGTGACGCGCCCCCGCTTAATGACGCGCTTACGCCAGTGGTAA
- the zipA gene encoding cell division protein ZipA — protein MQDLRIILIILGAVAIAALLIHGLWTSQKGRQKPMREKPLSKVAPTPLDKTDETTDGFDSDGIGRVRVAGHHQAESLSRNQELEDDWQISPHFYAVEDDEQHEPHLGLPPTLSSSVFAEDDLASAPFQEEQALADVANTPAASQPEKAAESDSPVLAQPESEAELRARQYQKGEIDPLFDNHEPAPAELPPSPEPIAEANVQPEAPVSPTPEPVIAKPAPKTWQEVYVINVMAKPEQLLAGTELVRAVTDAGFVFGDMDIFHRYQGSAGQGEPLFSLANMVNPGTFNPNAMSEFTTPGVSIFMQLPPPGMAKNHFNMMIQAADNIAEDLDALLVDNQRQALALEYLVRCRGQLSDYDSQAQ, from the coding sequence ATGCAGGATTTGCGAATTATCTTGATCATTCTGGGCGCGGTAGCCATTGCCGCACTTCTGATCCACGGATTGTGGACCAGCCAGAAAGGGCGTCAAAAACCGATGCGTGAAAAGCCATTAAGTAAAGTGGCGCCAACTCCGCTCGATAAGACAGATGAAACCACAGACGGCTTTGATAGTGATGGCATTGGTCGCGTGCGCGTGGCGGGACATCATCAAGCCGAGTCTTTATCGCGTAATCAAGAGCTCGAAGATGATTGGCAAATCAGTCCCCACTTTTACGCTGTAGAGGATGATGAGCAACACGAGCCTCATCTTGGTCTGCCTCCTACTTTATCAAGTAGTGTGTTTGCGGAAGATGACTTAGCGAGCGCACCTTTTCAAGAAGAGCAAGCCTTAGCTGATGTTGCCAATACGCCCGCTGCTAGCCAGCCTGAAAAGGCAGCCGAATCTGATAGCCCGGTGCTAGCTCAGCCTGAAAGCGAAGCTGAGTTGCGAGCACGCCAATATCAAAAAGGGGAGATAGACCCTCTTTTTGATAACCATGAGCCAGCGCCAGCTGAGCTGCCTCCCTCGCCAGAGCCAATAGCAGAAGCGAATGTGCAGCCTGAAGCCCCAGTGAGCCCCACTCCAGAGCCTGTGATTGCTAAGCCTGCGCCTAAAACGTGGCAAGAGGTATATGTCATTAACGTGATGGCTAAGCCTGAGCAACTGTTAGCCGGCACTGAGTTGGTGCGTGCCGTCACCGATGCGGGTTTTGTGTTTGGTGATATGGATATTTTTCACCGCTATCAAGGCAGTGCTGGCCAAGGAGAACCCTTGTTTAGCTTAGCGAACATGGTTAATCCCGGCACGTTTAATCCCAATGCCATGAGTGAGTTCACCACCCCTGGCGTGTCTATTTTTATGCAGTTACCTCCGCCTGGCATGGCTAAGAATCATTTTAATATGATGATCCAAGCGGCCGATAATATTGCCGAAGACTTAGATGCTTTATTAGTGGATAACCAGCGTCAAGCATTAGCCTTAGAGTACTTAGTGCGCTGTCGCGGCCAGTTGAGCGATTATGATAGTCAGGCTCAGTAA
- a CDS encoding ABC transporter ATP-binding protein, producing MITSPVIKVAGLSHQVQLEQQTLTILDGIDFEVKQGESVALVGASGSGKSTLLGLLAGLDKATSGDIAIKGQWLSQLDEGQKAALRAKDIGFVFQSFLLLPTLNALENVMLPAQLQGRGSAKQSASALLEQVGLSERMAHFPSQLSGGEQQRVALARAFMNEPAILLADEPTGNLDTQTGARIIDLLFELNQHHGTTLVIVTHDETLAARCQRRLVMTSGQLKEVLTHG from the coding sequence ATGATAACTTCTCCGGTGATCAAGGTAGCGGGGCTGAGCCATCAGGTGCAGCTCGAGCAGCAGACGCTGACCATCCTTGATGGGATCGACTTTGAAGTCAAGCAAGGAGAAAGTGTGGCGTTAGTGGGCGCTTCTGGCTCGGGTAAATCTACCTTATTGGGCTTATTGGCGGGGCTTGATAAAGCCACTAGTGGCGATATTGCTATTAAAGGGCAGTGGCTATCTCAATTAGATGAAGGACAAAAAGCGGCGTTACGTGCTAAAGACATAGGTTTTGTATTTCAGTCTTTTTTATTGCTGCCTACCTTAAACGCCTTAGAAAACGTCATGTTACCCGCCCAATTACAAGGCCGAGGCAGTGCTAAGCAAAGCGCGAGTGCGTTATTAGAGCAAGTGGGTTTAAGTGAGCGAATGGCTCATTTTCCTAGCCAATTATCTGGGGGTGAGCAACAAAGGGTGGCATTGGCTCGAGCTTTTATGAATGAGCCGGCTATTTTACTGGCAGATGAACCTACGGGTAATTTAGACACCCAAACGGGGGCGCGCATTATTGACTTGCTGTTTGAGCTTAATCAGCATCATGGCACTACCTTAGTCATAGTCACTCATGATGAAACATTAGCAGCACGCTGTCAGCGGCGTTTAGTGATGACCAGTGGGCAACTTAAAGAGGTGCTTACCCATGGCTAA
- a CDS encoding LysM-like peptidoglycan-binding domain-containing protein gives MSRRKSMKRNQPHTVGGKFNQATLPFRQGIGRGIEKWQQVPKPHKLGLLILTPLWLGLFLWQPAPALEAAPVTGSLNLSLEPKVSREIDIPLGAKRIDHTLMQGETLAALFRQWQLPGSDLIALVRAEPSYKPLSQVRVGQALTLVVNKEGQLHYIEVTDNGLLITAFRRLGQEFALVNTP, from the coding sequence ATGTCTAGAAGAAAATCAATGAAACGCAACCAACCCCACACTGTCGGCGGCAAGTTTAATCAGGCTACACTTCCTTTTCGCCAAGGCATAGGCCGCGGTATTGAAAAATGGCAGCAGGTTCCAAAGCCACACAAATTGGGGTTACTGATTTTAACGCCGCTATGGCTAGGACTATTTCTTTGGCAGCCCGCCCCTGCTTTAGAAGCGGCGCCGGTTACTGGCTCCTTAAACCTATCTTTAGAGCCAAAGGTGAGTCGAGAAATTGATATTCCACTAGGCGCTAAGCGCATTGATCACACCCTAATGCAAGGCGAAACACTGGCGGCGTTATTTCGCCAATGGCAACTGCCCGGGAGCGACTTAATTGCACTGGTGCGCGCAGAGCCCTCTTATAAGCCCTTAAGTCAGGTACGCGTCGGCCAGGCACTGACTTTAGTGGTGAACAAAGAAGGCCAGCTGCATTATATTGAAGTTACCGATAATGGCCTGTTAATCACCGCCTTTCGCCGTTTAGGCCAAGAGTTTGCGCTGGTTAACACTCCTTAA
- a CDS encoding arylesterase, translating into MLRILLFLLLMVSSVAHATTILIVGDSLSAGYRMSADQAWPQQLAKHWPAITVVNASVSGDTTQGGLQRLPTLLTQHQPDLVLLELGGNDGLRGLAPQLIANNLAKMIRLAKDANAQVILTDIQLPPNYGRRYLDKFEAIFSELATTHQLPLMPFFVAPLIDKEGMMMNDGIHPTAKAQPEIVKQVHAFLTPYVDALAQ; encoded by the coding sequence ATGTTGCGCATCCTTTTATTTTTGCTATTAATGGTGTCATCTGTTGCTCATGCTACCACCATACTGATCGTGGGCGACAGCCTAAGCGCGGGTTATCGCATGTCTGCCGACCAAGCTTGGCCCCAACAATTAGCCAAGCACTGGCCAGCTATCACAGTGGTGAATGCCAGTGTGAGTGGCGATACCACCCAAGGTGGACTGCAGCGTTTACCGACTTTACTCACTCAGCATCAGCCTGATTTAGTATTATTAGAGTTAGGAGGAAACGATGGTTTGCGCGGTTTAGCGCCCCAATTAATTGCCAATAATCTGGCAAAGATGATCCGCTTAGCAAAAGACGCCAACGCTCAAGTGATTTTAACTGACATTCAATTGCCCCCTAATTACGGGCGTCGTTACCTTGATAAGTTTGAAGCTATTTTTAGCGAGCTCGCCACCACTCACCAATTGCCTTTAATGCCGTTTTTTGTCGCCCCCTTAATCGATAAAGAGGGCATGATGATGAATGATGGCATTCACCCTACTGCCAAGGCGCAACCGGAAATAGTTAAGCAGGTACACGCTTTCTTAACCCCTTATGTGGATGCGCTTGCTCAATAA
- the ligA gene encoding NAD-dependent DNA ligase LigA — MSDIKTTILTLRAQLERYNEQYYLSDAPTVPDAEYDRVMRELIALEKAHPEFLNADSPSQKVGGAPVAAFNPIPHAQAMLSLDNVFSLEELKAFEKRVLSRLQHEQPVVYCCEPKLDGLAVSLLYEQGRLVQAATRGDGRVGEGITENVRTIKSIPLTLKGTNWPTRFEVRGEVFMPSAGFLAMNEHARARGEKIFANPRNAAAGSLRQLDSRVTAKRPLAFYCYGVGLVEGAPLADSHFATLARLKSWGLPMSPEVKLMTGISGCEQYHDAILAKREQLPYEIDGVVYKIDSLALQSELGFVARAPRWAIAHKFPAQEELTQLLNVEFQVGRTGAITPVAKLAPVPVAGVVVSNATLHNADEIARLGVMIGDTVIIRRAGDVIPQVVAVVLEKRTEQVRAIVFPTRCPVCEAEVERIEGEVVARCSGGLFCAAQRKEAIKHFSSRKALDIDGLGTKLIEQLVDSELIKTPADLFSLTKAQLLTLERMGEKSASKLLMALEAARTTTLARFLYALGIREVGEATANNLAQYFLTLDAVMAAEVDTLLKVIDVGEIVAKHVYYFFRQPDNLAVVQTLVTPIEQGGCGLHWPAMVALEKEAQPLLGQTFVLTGTLSQLSRADAKTALQALGAKVAGSVSAKTSCVVAGEAAGSKLVKAQELGLTIFDEEQLLALLAEHQ, encoded by the coding sequence ATGTCTGATATAAAAACCACCATCCTCACCCTGCGCGCTCAATTAGAGCGCTATAACGAGCAATATTATCTAAGCGATGCGCCCACGGTGCCGGATGCAGAATACGATAGAGTGATGCGCGAGCTTATCGCTCTTGAAAAAGCGCATCCTGAATTTTTAAATGCAGACTCGCCCAGCCAAAAAGTGGGCGGTGCACCGGTGGCGGCTTTTAACCCCATCCCCCACGCCCAAGCGATGCTCTCCTTAGATAATGTCTTTAGTTTAGAAGAGCTCAAAGCCTTTGAAAAGCGAGTATTAAGCCGGCTGCAACATGAACAGCCGGTCGTTTATTGTTGCGAGCCTAAATTAGATGGCTTAGCCGTCAGCTTGCTCTACGAGCAGGGGCGTTTAGTACAAGCGGCCACGCGCGGCGATGGCCGAGTGGGCGAGGGCATTACTGAAAATGTGCGCACTATTAAAAGTATTCCTCTGACCTTAAAGGGCACTAATTGGCCGACACGATTTGAAGTGCGCGGTGAAGTCTTTATGCCCAGCGCCGGCTTTTTAGCGATGAATGAGCATGCCCGCGCGCGCGGTGAAAAAATCTTTGCAAATCCGCGTAATGCCGCAGCGGGTAGCTTGCGCCAGCTTGACTCCCGGGTGACAGCCAAACGGCCGCTGGCCTTTTATTGCTATGGCGTAGGATTAGTGGAAGGCGCGCCCTTAGCTGATAGTCATTTTGCTACCTTAGCGCGCTTAAAAAGCTGGGGGCTACCTATGAGCCCAGAAGTAAAGTTAATGACAGGTATTAGCGGCTGCGAGCAGTATCACGATGCTATTTTAGCTAAGCGCGAACAACTCCCTTATGAAATAGATGGCGTGGTCTATAAAATAGATAGTTTGGCCTTACAAAGTGAGCTGGGCTTTGTAGCGCGGGCACCGCGTTGGGCCATTGCTCATAAGTTTCCTGCTCAAGAGGAGCTAACGCAATTACTCAATGTGGAGTTTCAAGTAGGAAGAACCGGAGCCATTACTCCCGTTGCTAAATTGGCGCCGGTGCCGGTGGCGGGTGTCGTCGTCTCAAACGCCACCTTACATAATGCCGATGAAATTGCGCGCTTAGGCGTAATGATAGGGGATACGGTGATTATCCGCCGAGCGGGCGATGTTATCCCACAAGTGGTAGCAGTGGTCTTAGAAAAAAGAACTGAGCAAGTGCGAGCCATCGTCTTTCCTACCCGCTGTCCGGTCTGCGAAGCCGAAGTAGAGCGCATAGAAGGCGAAGTGGTAGCGCGCTGTAGCGGTGGCTTATTTTGTGCCGCTCAACGTAAAGAGGCGATTAAGCATTTTTCGTCACGCAAAGCGCTCGATATTGATGGCCTTGGCACTAAGTTAATTGAACAGTTAGTGGACAGTGAGCTCATTAAAACTCCCGCTGATTTATTCAGTTTAACGAAGGCGCAATTGCTTACCCTAGAACGCATGGGGGAAAAATCGGCTAGTAAATTATTAATGGCGCTAGAGGCGGCGCGTACGACCACCTTGGCTCGTTTTTTATATGCACTAGGGATCCGCGAAGTAGGGGAAGCCACGGCTAATAATTTAGCTCAGTATTTTTTAACGCTCGACGCTGTGATGGCCGCTGAAGTCGACACATTGTTAAAGGTGATTGATGTGGGCGAAATAGTGGCAAAGCATGTTTACTACTTCTTTCGCCAACCCGATAACTTAGCGGTAGTACAGACGCTAGTCACACCTATTGAGCAAGGCGGCTGCGGCTTGCATTGGCCGGCGATGGTCGCACTTGAAAAAGAAGCGCAGCCCTTACTGGGGCAAACCTTTGTGTTAACGGGGACGCTCAGCCAGTTATCGCGTGCCGATGCCAAAACCGCTTTGCAAGCACTGGGCGCGAAAGTGGCAGGCTCAGTGTCTGCTAAAACCAGCTGTGTGGTGGCAGGCGAAGCTGCGGGAAGTAAGTTGGTGAAAGCCCAAGAGCTAGGTTTGACTATCTTTGATGAAGAGCAATTATTGGCGCTTTTGGCTGAGCATCAATAA
- the gltX gene encoding glutamate--tRNA ligase yields MTVKTRFAPSPTGFLHVGGARTALYSWLYARHFKGEFVLRIEDTDLERSTQEAIDAIIEGMKWLGLNWEEGPYYQTQRFDRYNSLIDQLLDEDKAYKCYCSRERLDGLREQQMAAGEKPRYDGHCRHSSAQHVSDAPCVIRFKNPTEGKVVFDDHVRGRIETSNDQLDDLIIRRTDGAPTYNFCVVVDDWDMEISHVVRGEDHINNTPRQINIYQALGAPVPEFAHVSMILGDDGAKLSKRHGAVSVMQYRDDGYLPQALLNYLVRLGWSHGDQEIFSLDEMIELFSLDGIGKSASAFNTDKLLWLNQHYLKTSPAEEVASYLVWHMQDQQIELSKGPALAEVVTLYAERCHTLKEMAEQSRYLFEDFSEFEENAAKKHLRPVAAEVLARVRDKLAALTDWQASFIHEQINATASELELGMGKVGMPLRVAVTGAGQSPGIDGVIALLSKEQVLARIDMALAFIEQRANS; encoded by the coding sequence ATGACAGTTAAAACGCGGTTTGCTCCTAGCCCTACCGGCTTTCTCCATGTTGGCGGCGCTCGTACCGCCCTTTATTCTTGGCTGTATGCACGCCATTTTAAAGGCGAATTTGTCCTGCGTATTGAAGATACGGATTTGGAGCGCTCAACCCAAGAAGCTATCGATGCCATCATAGAGGGGATGAAGTGGTTAGGGCTAAATTGGGAAGAGGGACCTTATTACCAGACTCAGCGTTTTGATCGTTATAATAGCTTGATTGATCAGCTATTAGATGAAGATAAAGCCTATAAATGTTATTGCTCTCGTGAACGCTTAGATGGCCTGCGTGAGCAACAAATGGCGGCGGGTGAAAAACCCCGTTATGACGGTCATTGCCGCCATAGCTCTGCACAACACGTCAGTGATGCACCCTGTGTGATCCGCTTTAAAAACCCCACTGAAGGCAAAGTGGTGTTTGATGATCATGTAAGAGGGCGCATTGAAACGAGCAACGACCAACTCGATGATTTAATTATTCGCCGCACCGACGGCGCACCGACTTATAACTTTTGTGTGGTGGTCGATGATTGGGATATGGAAATCAGCCATGTGGTGCGTGGGGAAGATCATATTAATAATACGCCTCGCCAAATTAATATCTATCAGGCTCTCGGCGCCCCTGTACCTGAGTTTGCCCATGTGTCGATGATCTTGGGTGATGATGGCGCTAAATTATCTAAACGCCATGGTGCGGTAAGCGTAATGCAATATCGTGATGATGGTTACCTACCTCAAGCCCTATTAAATTATCTGGTGCGCTTAGGCTGGTCACATGGCGATCAAGAGATCTTTTCTCTCGATGAAATGATTGAGCTGTTTTCTTTAGATGGCATTGGTAAGTCGGCCTCGGCCTTCAATACCGATAAGTTATTGTGGCTGAACCAACATTATTTAAAAACTAGCCCTGCTGAAGAGGTGGCTAGCTACTTAGTGTGGCATATGCAAGACCAGCAAATAGAGCTGAGCAAGGGACCAGCACTAGCTGAGGTGGTGACCTTATATGCTGAGCGCTGTCATACCCTTAAAGAAATGGCTGAGCAAAGCCGCTATTTGTTTGAAGACTTTAGCGAATTTGAAGAAAATGCGGCTAAAAAACATTTGCGTCCTGTGGCCGCAGAGGTACTAGCACGAGTGCGGGATAAGCTTGCTGCGCTTACTGATTGGCAAGCGTCCTTTATCCATGAGCAAATTAATGCCACCGCTAGCGAGCTTGAACTGGGAATGGGTAAAGTTGGTATGCCGCTGCGTGTAGCGGTGACCGGTGCTGGCCAATCACCGGGGATTGATGGCGTGATTGCCTTACTCAGTAAAGAGCAGGTCTTAGCGCGTATTGATATGGCGCTTGCTTTTATTGAGCAGCGTGCGAATAGCTAA